Sequence from the Thermothelomyces thermophilus ATCC 42464 chromosome 2, complete sequence genome:
CTCCTGAGCGCGCTCTTCAACGTCCCCGACCTCGGGGTCCGGCAGGACATGGATCGACTCGTTGACATAGCCTCCCCTTACCCCTGGGCCTCGCTCTTCGTCGCCGCCACAGCCGCCGTCGTGACGGGTCTGATTCTCTCCCCTCTCGACCTGGTCCGCACCCGGTAAGCCCCATTTTTTCCCCTCCCTTATATTCCTTTCTTCCTTACATTCTTCCTCCCCCCTTGACAGCCGCTAACGTTGGAACCACCCCTTTCCAGCCTAGTAATCACGTCCACGGCGTCCAAGCAGACCCGGCGCACCCTCTCCACCCTGCGCAGCCTGCCCTCCTACCTCTGCCCGTCCCCGCTCGTCCTGCCGACCGTCCTGCACTCCCTCGTGCACCCGCTCCTGACCCTGTCGACCCCGCTGGTGCTGCGCACCCGCTTCATGATCGACCGCGAGCTGGCGCCCGCCACCTTCTCCGTCGCCAAGTTCTGCTCCTCCACCCTCGCGCTGCTGCTCAAGCTGCCCCTCGAGACGGTCTTGCGCCGCGGCCAGGTGGCCGTCCTGCGCTCCGAAGCCTACGTCCGCGCGCCGGAGGGGCGGCGGGGGGCGGCGGGGGGCGCGGCCGGCCCCGGGAGGAGGCTGGACGAGAAGCCGCCCGCGGCCGAGCTCGAGACCATCGTGCCGGTGGGCGGCTTCAACGGCCTGTTTGGCACCATGTACTCGATCGTGAACGAGGAAGGGTCGCATGCGGTCGCCGTCTCCGGCGCCGGGAAGCCCGGGGCGAGGAAGGGCAGGGCCGGAAGCGCCAGCAACGGCAGCGCGAACGTGGCCGAGACGGTGTACCGGAGGGGCCAGGGCCTGGATGGGCTGTGGAGAGGGTGGAAGGTCAGCTGGTGGGGGCTGGTCGGGCTGTGGGCAGCCGGTGTgttgggcggcggcggggatggAGAGTTCTAAACAACCATTActctccctcctctcctctttccctcctctcctctttccctcctctcctctttccctcctctcctctttccctcctctcctctttccctcctctcctctttccctcctctcctctttccctcctctcctcttTCCCACTTGGAGGAGTTGGCCCTCTGCCGTTATTCTCCTCACAATCTCTCCTTATCATGGAGGCTCAGTGGGATGGTTTGTACACCAAGAGGAAGTGTCGTGGTTAGATGAGGTGAGGCGAGGCTGCTCGCCTCTGTGTTCCTGACAAAAGAGAGGGGTCGAGTGGTTCCAGGCGTTTCCTATTAGGGCGGTGTGTCTTTTTTTGCGTTATCTCGGTCTTTATTAGTGATTCCCCGCTCACGATTTGTTATGGCATCCCGGCCTCGGGCTCGGGTTTGTAGCTCTAGTTTGGCgcctatgtatgtacaaaaGTTGGGGTCGATAAACGGATAATACAAGTACGGCTTGGTTAGCGCTGGTACTTGGAAATGTTATGCATTTAAATCCATGTTGATGTGAGCACCCGCCGTGGGAACTGCTTGGCGCCCGGGCGCAAGACTACATGCAGCTGCCCTCAAGCAAAGGCAGTCTGGCAAGGCGAATACAGCACCTAAACCGCAAAGGCGTATCGAGACATCTTATGAAGCGAAAAGGGCATCAGACCCAGCCAAGTGGTAGGCACCGGACAAGAATAAAGCTCCCGTATACACGATCATGCAAAAACTATGTACAATGAAGCTCCCAAACCTAAGATGTGTGTAGTGTAGCCACATCCCAATCTCGAACTACAtcacatcatcatcatcatcatcatgcaTCCCTTTCTCGCCGGCAACGATCTCCCTTACAAACACTGGGAGTACCACTCGTTGAGGACGGAGCAGCTCGAGCCGGGGGCGCACACCGTCGGGCCCGTCCATCCGTTGCCACCACACTGGCCGTACTTGGTCTGCACATCGCCGGAGGGCGGGGCGGTAGTCTGCGCGGCCGAGGTAGTGGTCGTCCTCAGGGTGGTGCTCGGGGCGGCGgaggtggcggcggtggtggtggcggtagggttggcgccgccgccgccgggaaCGGTGGCCGTGCCGGTGGCAGTGGCGACCGACGTGCTCTGGGCGATCGAGCTGGCGGCGCCGGCAATGAGGGCCGGGCCGGGGACGGTGTAATCCGGGGAGGAGACGTAGGGGTTGAAGAGGATGCCCGGGTCGGTCGCCTTGTACAGCGAGGTGCCGGCGACGCCGCTGGGCAggttgctgccgccgccggtgaCGCGGAGGTTGATGCACTGCGGGTAGGCCTGGGCGCCGTTGGGGCTCTGAGCACCGTGGAGGGCGATGATCTCGTGGCGGAGGACGTAGTTGCCGGCCTTGAGATCCGACGGGATCTGGACGAGCCAGCTGTTGCCGTTGGCGCGCAGAGCGTCGGCGGCCCAGCGGCCGGCGGCCTTGTCGTAGCCGGCGCCGTCAATCTTGAACCAGCGCAGCGACGACTTGTCGACGGTCTCGCAGTCACCGTTGCAGGCGGCTAGGTAGTCAATGACGGGGCCGATGTGGGATTCGGGCCACTCGGGGGTCCAGACGATGTTGATCTTGTCTCCGGCAGCAACGGTAGcgtggccgccgccgggggtGGCGCTCTTGTGGCAGATGATATCTGGCGTGCCAAAGCTGTTGGGTTCAACGAAGCCATTATCCTGATCGGCTGCCGTCCAGCCGATGACTGTTGGCGGGTTGGGCTGGTACCAGTCTGTCGTGGGGTCGTAGTTCCTGTAGTAGACGCCGTTGACGACGATGTGGCTGACGTGGCCATGTGCAGCGACGAGGGCCGCGCCCGTCAGGCCAGCGAGGAGAGCAGAGGCCTTGGACATGTCGATTACGTTTCTAGAACCAGTCAAGAGACGATGGTATGGCTTGGGACAGACACGGGCGTTGTGGGCTGACGGTCGACTGGTGAAGCTCCCGGGTCTTCGGCTGGGGTTCCAAGTGACCCTTTTATAACCAGACCAGGTGTGAGCCACTAAGATGCCTGCCAAGTCGCGGCACACTGCAGTGTCGTCAACCAGGGCCATGGCCGCCAACCGATGGAAACAGAGACGACCCGGGATATCGGAGCGGCAAAGGCGGGCCACGAGATGAGTAGGGCCGTCCGTCCGTCTCGGCATGCAGCCGCAGGGGTAACATGAGTGTCCCCGTGCTCGACATGGTGGAGGGCATGCTGCAAGGTGTGGAAACAAGGAAACCTGGGGATGTTTTCTGGCCTTCCAACGGGTTCCATGCCACGGTTCTGGGAGGGAGAGCGCGAGGCTAAC
This genomic interval carries:
- a CDS encoding glycoside hydrolase family 61 protein (CAZy_ID 267988) yields the protein MSKASALLAGLTGAALVAAHGHVSHIVVNGVYYRNYDPTTDWYQPNPPTVIGWTAADQDNGFVEPNSFGTPDIICHKSATPGGGHATVAAGDKINIVWTPEWPESHIGPVIDYLAACNGDCETVDKSSLRWFKIDGAGYDKAAGRWAADALRANGNSWLVQIPSDLKAGNYVLRHEIIALHGAQSPNGAQAYPQCINLRVTGGGSNLPSGVAGTSLYKATDPGILFNPYVSSPDYTVPGPALIAGAASSIAQSTSVATATGTATVPGGGGANPTATTTAATSAAPSTTLRTTTTSAAQTTAPPSGDVQTKYGQCGGNGWTGPTVCAPGSSCSVLNEWYSQCL